One window of the Cryptococcus neoformans var. grubii H99 chromosome 12, complete sequence genome contains the following:
- a CDS encoding heat shock 70kDa protein 4 has protein sequence MASVVGIDLGNLSSKVGVARHRGIDIIVNEVSNRATPSLVSFTPRQRFIGESAKTAETSNFKNTVGSLKRLIGRSFNDPEVEEYEKKFINAQLVDVNGEIGVKVNYLGEPTDFSFTQLVAAYLGKLRDTTAAELKQSVSDVVIAVPGWFTDVQRRALLDAANIAGLNALRLINDNTAVALGYGITKADLPESTEAPRHVVFVDVGHSDYSVAVVAFSKGQLTIKSTAYDRHFGGRDFDYALVQHFAEEFKTKYKIDVLSSPKAVFRLTTGCERLKKVLSANTEAPINVESLMNDIDATSTLTRESFEKLTDHLLSRVSVPLAEALEKAGLTIDQIDAVELVGGSTRIPAIKERIQQFFGGKVLNFTLNQDEAIARGATFACASLSPVFRVREFAVHDIAAYPIKISWEKEAGNPDEDTELVVFGTANPIPSTKVLTFYRQGAFELEAAYADPASLPKGINPWIGKYTVKSVEKPASGDLSIVKVKARLNLHGIMNFEGAYCVEEVEKEEEVTVGEGEDAKTEKKLVKKIQRKGDCPVVSQYTGLVQDKVNDLTEKEGKMHAEDKLVMETEDRKNALEEYVYDTRGKLDDRYANYVQASEKDALLQGLQEAEDWLYSEEGEDATKSAYVQKLDALKAMGDPIVLRWKESEDRPRAAAALREALNTYLTAAQGEEEKYSHIEESEKAKVIEKCATTQQWLEDQLFRQSEKPKNVNPVITSAEINRRREDVVYSSNAILNKPKPKPKVTTETPQQPPAQEKTEEEPEARVEEMDID, from the exons ATGGCCAGTGTCGTCGGTATTGATCTCGGTaacctttcctccaagGTTGGTGTTGCCCGACACCGAGGAATCGACATTATTGTCAACGAAGTTTCCAACCGTGCCACCCC TTCTCTCGTCTCTTTTACCCCCCGTCAACGATTTATCGGTGAATCCGCCAAGACCGCCGAGACTTCAAACTTCAAGAACACCGTTGGCTctttgaagaggttgaTCGGCAGGTCTTTCAACGACCCCGAGGTTGAGGAGTATGAGAAGAAGTTCATCAACGCCCAGCTCGTTGACGTTAACGGTGAGATTGGTGTAAAG GTCAACTATCTTGGCGAGCCCACCGACTTCTCTTTCACTCAGCTCGTTGCTGCCTACCTTGGCAAGCTCCGAGACACCACCGCTGCTGAGCTGAAGCAGTCCGTTTCCGACGTTGTTATTGCCGTTCCCGGATGGTTCACCGACGTCCAGCGACGTGCTTTACTCGACGCCGCCAACATCGCCGGTCTCAATGCTCTCCGACTCATCAACGACAACACCGCTGTTGCTCTTGGTTACGGTATCACCAAGGCTGACTTGCCCGAGAGCACCGAGGCTCCCCGACACGTTGTTTTCGTTGACGTCGGCCATTCAGACTATTCTGTCGCAGTTGTTGCCTTCTCCAAGGGCCAGTTGACCATCAAGTCCACTGCCTACGACAGGCACTTCGGTGGCCGGGACTTCGACTACGCTTTAGTCCAGCACTTCGCTGAAGAATTTAAGACCAAGTACAAGATTGAcgtcctctcttcccccaaGGCTGTCTTCCGACTTACCACTGGCTGTGAACGTCTCAAGAAGGTCCTCTCCGCCAACACTGAAGCCCCTATCAACGTTGAATCGCTCATGAACGACATTGACGCCACTTCTACTTTGACCCGAGAGTCCTTCGAGAAGCTCACTgaccatctcctctcccgTGTCTCCGTCCCTCTTGCCGAGGCCCTTGAGAAGGCCGGTCTTACCATTGATCAAATTGACGCCGTCGAGCTTGTCGGCGGATCTACCCGTATTCCTGCCATTAAGGAGCGAATCCAGCAGTTCTTCGGCGGTAAAGTCCTTAACTTCACCCTTAACCAGGATGAGGCTATTGCCCGAGGTGCCACCTTCGCTTGtgcttccctctcccccgTCTTCCGAGTCAGGGAGTTTGCCGTCCACGACATTGCCGCTTACCCCATCAAAATCTcatgggagaaggaggctggTAACCCCGATGAGGACACCGAACTCGTTGTTTTCGGTACCGCTAACCCGATCCCTTCAACCAAGGTCCTTACCTTTTACCGACAGGGTGCCTTCGAGCTCGAGGCTGCTTACGCCGACCCCGCCTCTCTCCCCAAGGGTATCAACCCCTGGATCGGCAAGTACACTGTCAAGAGCGTCGAGAAACCCGCTTCTGGCGACCTTTCCATCGTCAAGGTTAAGGCTCGACTTAATTTGCACGGTATCATGAACTTTGAGGGTGCCTACTGCgttgaggaggttgaaaaggaggaggaggttaCAGTTGGTGAGGGCGAGGATGCGAAGAccgagaagaagctcgtTAAGAAGATCCAGAGGAAGGGTGATTGCCCCGTTGTTAGTCAGTACACTGGTTTGGTTCAGGACAAGGTCAACGACCTTaccgagaaggagggtaaGATGCACGCTGAGGACAAGTTGGTCATGGAGACCGAG GACCGCAAGAACGCTCTTGAAGAGTATGTCTACGACACCCGGGGCAAGCTTGACGACCGATACGCCAACTACGTCCAGGCTTCGGAGAAGGATGCTCTCCTTCAGGGTCTTCAGGAGGCTGAGGACTGGCTCTACTCtgaggagggtgaggatGCCACCAAGTCTGCCTACGTCCAGAAGCTCGACGCCCTTAAGGCAATGGGCGACCCTATCGTGTTgaggtggaaggagagcgaGGATAGGCCCAGGGCTGCCGCCGCTCTTAGGGAGGCTTTGAACACTTACTTGACCGCTGCCCagggtgaggaggagaagtaCAGCCACATCGAGGAATCtgagaaggccaaggtc ATTGAGAAGTGTGCCACCACCCAACAATGGCTTGAGGACCAACTCTTCCGTCAATCGGAAAAACCCAAGAACGTTAACCCTGTCATCACTTCTGCCGAGATCAACAGGCGACGAGAGGACGTTGTCTACAGCAGCAATGCTATCCTCAACAAGCCCAAACCTAAGCCTAAGGTCACCACCGAGACTCCTCAGCAGCCCCCTGCGCAGGAGAAGACTGAGGAGGAGCCCGAGGCCAgggttgaggagatggatatCGATTAG
- a CDS encoding high-affinity nicotinic acid transporter — MVRHATFNTDPVEIEKPIEVQTEDVDAEKQSPLHPIGTRTTEGGDTEKGSTRYAESESGLLYKKEHKKAERKLLMKLDVAILPFAVLLYLSAYLDRGNLANARLQGLQEELLDGEDRNYSIALCCFFVTYIVFSVPGTLLAKQFLPSRSIACAAAFNKAGLYVCRLFVGVGESMFGQAMALHFSFWYTKSDLAKRVGLFISAGAVSGAFGGLISFGVSSIKNSPIEQWRILFLIEGCPSILLAICVFFFMPSKPEKSKYLNEEQRTLCLTRLNQENNVESELGVDWGGVKRCLTDWKTYVISITYSCMNLTLGSVSGFLPTIIKGFGYSNARAQLFTVPPYAVALVFMLILTSFSDWRQTRGLPAASVFCLGIIGWAILLAVPADEHYSARYFACICVVTAGYTNIPLIMSWQSGCTANQSQRATSLGMLNTLGQCLSLAAAFLFPSAEGPQYTKGASINLAFQGLGLILTLFMTSYYRWENRRRDMREGGKPAVGAHIDVKQGYDKAVGFRYVP, encoded by the exons ATGGTTCGACACGCAACTTTTAACACAGATCCAGTAGAGATTGAAAAACCGATCGAGGTGCAGACCGAGGATGTCGATGCTGAGAAGCAGTCTCCCTTGCATCCCATCGGCACGCGTACGACTGAAGGCGGTGACACCGAGAAGGGAAGTACAAGATATGCCGAGAGTGAATCTGGCTTGCTCTACAAGAAGGAACACAAGAAAGCGGAGAGGAAGTTACTGATGAAGTTGG ACGTTGCCATTTTGCCTTTTGCGGTTTTGTTGTACCTGAGCGCCTACCTTGACAGAGGAAACTT AGCAAACGCGAGATTGCAAGGTCTGCAGGAGGAACTCTTGGATGGTGAAGACAGAAACTACTCGATTGCTCTCTGCTGTTTCTTCGTGACT TACATTGTGTTCTCA GTCCCCGGTACTCTCCTGGCCAAGCAATTCCTTCCTTCTAGATCTATCGCCTGCG CAGCTGCTTTCAACAAGGCCGGACTCTACGTTTGTCGTCTTTTTGTCGGTGTCGGTGAATCCATGTTCGGTCAAGCGATGGCTCTtcacttctccttctggtACACCAAGTCAGATCTCGCCAAGCGCGTTggtctcttcatctcgGCTGGTGCGGTCTCTGGTGCTTTCGGCGGTTTGATCTCGTTTGGGGTGTCTAGTATCAAGAACAGTCCTATCGAGCAATGGAGGATCTTGTTCTTGATTGAGGGTTGcccttccattcttcttgctatttgtgtcttcttcttcatgccCAGCAAGCCCGAGAAGAGCAAATATCTCAACGAAGAACAGAGAACTCTTTGCTTGACTAGGTTGAACCAGGAGAACAACGTTGAGTCGGAATTGGGTGTCGATTGGGGGGGTGTCAAGAGGTGTCTCACCGACTGGAAGACCTATGTGATCAGCATTAC TTATTCTTGTATGAACCTCACTCTTGGATCTGTCAGCGGTTTCTTGCCTACTATCATCAAGGGCTTTG GCTACTCCAACGCTCGTGCCCAATTATTTACCGTTCCTCCCTATGCCGTcgctctcgtcttcatgctcatcctcacctCCTTTTCCGATTGGCGTCAAACCCGTGGTCTCCCCGCCGCCTCCGTTTTCTGTCTCGGTATCATCGGCTGGGCCATTCTCCTCGCTGTCCCTGCTGATGAACACTATTCTGCTCGATACTTTGCGTGTATCTGTGTTGTCACCGCGGGTTACACCAATATCCCGTTGATAATGAGTTGGCAGAGTGGTTGTACCGCGAACCAGAGTCAAAGGGCGACAAGTTTGGGTATGCTTAACACTTTGGGACAGTGCTTGTCTTTGGCTGCTGCGTTCTT GTTCCCTTCTGCGGAAGGTCCTCAATATACCAAAGGCGCCTCTATTAACTTGGCCTTCCAAGGTCTCGGACTTATCCTTACATTGTTCATGACCTCGTACTACCGATGGGAGAACCGACGACGAGACATGAGGGAAGGTGGAAAACCTGCCGTCGGTGCTCATATCGACGTCAAGCAAGGTTACGATAAGGCTGTCG GGTTCCGATACGTCCCATGA
- a CDS encoding ATP-dependent RNA helicase DBP9, with translation MLPKDQPSDALLDADFSFSQPPFSTLIDSRVLVALADQKFAHPTLVQAKAIPLLLEGKDVLARARTGSGKTAAYVVPAVQKILEAKADLSPASAEYQATRAVILVPTKELALQVTSFIKNVTKYCEGLVQCVDVAAGGASIQRVLLNDKPDIVISTPTKLLSLLQSKSLSLSQLSLLAIDEADLLLSYGFKDDLTRIMDPTSGWIPKLGVQGCLMSATLSDDVEGIKGLVLRNPAILTLSEPAAASSLLAQHYTHTSERDKFLLIYVLLKLKLIRGKSIIFVNDVERGYRVKLFLEQFGVKCCVVNSELPLASRYHVVEEFNRGVYDVVVATDEGAGADAEEEEDVKQEEGESEGEEDEDVDKEAKDEEEAKEDAKPAPGPSKRRATSPPSKPNKRARRADPTSSLARGIDFTSASSVINFDLPLTSTSYMHRVGRTARAGQSGLALSFVVPREKWGKDKAVSIKSAEKDEKVFERIKERAKKESGSEIKEWDWGGRKGEIEGFRYRMEDALKAVTGKRVAEARREEVRRELLNSEKLKSHFAANPLDLSYLRHDTPLHPTRQQTHLKHVPNYLMPKIAALPAGGDVTDHAGVGFSRRGRGGHRGRGGRGSKSGKGKKVDPLKFK, from the exons ATGCTTCCAAAAGATCAGCCTTCCGACGCGCTCCTTGA CGCCgacttctccttttcccaacCCCCTTTTTCGACTCTCATTGACTCTCGAGTCCTCGTCGCCCTTGCCGACCAAAAGTTCGCACATCCAACTTTAGTACAGGCTAAAGCCATACCTCTTTTGCTCGAAGGGAAAGATGTTCTTGCACGAGCTAGGACAGGAAGCGGTAAGACTGCTGCCTATGTAGTCCCAGCAGTGCAGAAAATCTTGGAGGCCAAGGCG GATTTGTCCCCTGCCTCTGCGGAGTATCAAGCTACCCGAGCGGTCATCCTTGTGCCCACCAAGGAGTTGGCCTTGCAAGTTACTTCTTTCATCAAGAACGTCACCAAGTACTGCGAAGGTCTTGTGCAATGCGTAGATGTTGCTGCAGGTGGTGCTAGTATCCAACG AGTGCTTCTCAATGACAAGCCCGATATCGTCATCTCCACTCCTACTAagcttctttcccttttgcAATCTAaatccctctctctttctcaacTTTCGCTCCTTGCTATCGATGAGGCAGATCTTTTGCTATCTTACGGTTTCAAGGACGATCTTACTAGGATTATGGACCCCACCTCTGGGTGGATCCCCAAGCTTGGTGTGCAAGGCTGCCTTATGAGTGCCACCTTGAGTGACGACGTCGAAGGTATCAAGGGTCTTGTCCTTCGTAACCCG GCCATTCTCACTCTTTCCGAACCCGCCGCAGCTTCGTCTCTCCTCGCTCAACACTACACCCACACTTCCGAACGAGACAAGTTCCTCCTTATTTACGTCCTTCTTAAGCTCAAACTTATTCGCGGTAAATCCATAATTTTCGTCAACGACGTAGAACGCGGTTATCGTGTCAAACTCTTCCTCGAACAATTCGGTGTCAAGTGTTGTGTTGTCAACAGTGAATTGCCCTTGGCGAGTAGGTACCACGTGGTCGAGGAGTTTAACAGGGGTGTGTATGATGTTGTTGTGGCGACTGATGAGGGTGCTGGAGCCGAcgctgaggaagaggaagatgtaaagcaggaagaaggcgaatcagagggggaggaagatgaagatgtggaCAAGGAAGccaaggacgaagaggaggccAAGGAAGACGCAAAACCCGCCCCTGGTCCTTCCAAGCGCCGGGCgacctctcctccttccaagCCCAACAAACGGGCCCGGCGCGCAGACCCTACCTCTTCGCTCGCCCGCGGTATCGACTTTACCTCCGCATCTTCCGTTATCAATTTTGACCTTCCCCTCACCTCTACCTCCTACATGCACCGAGTCGGTCGTACTGCCCGAGCTGGTCAATCCGGTCTTGCCCTTTCGTTCGTTGTCCCTAGAGAAAAGTGGGGTAAGGACAAGGCTGTATCAATCAAGTCagcagagaaggatgagaaggtGTTTGAGAGGATCAAGGAGAGggcaaaaaaggaaagcgGTAGTGAGATCAAGGAATGGGATTGGGGAGGCAGGAAGGGGGAGATTGAAGGATTCAGATATCGAATGGAGGATGCGTTGAAAGCAGTCACTGGCAAGAGGGTCGCTgaagcgagaagagaagaagtcagGCGAGAGTTGTTGAACAGCGAAAAGCTCAAATCTCACTTCGCCGCCAATCCCCTCGACTTGTCTTACCTCCGACATGAtactcctcttcatcctaCCCGACAACAAACCCACCTCAAACATGTCCCCAATTATCTTATGCCGAAGATTGCGGCCCTCCCAGCGGGTGGGGATGTAACTGATCATGCAGGCGTTGGATTCTCTagacgaggaagggggggtcatagaggacgaggaggcaGGGGATCAAAGAGCGGtaagggcaagaaggttgATCCCTTAAAGTTCAAGTAG